A genome region from Hydrogenoanaerobacterium saccharovorans includes the following:
- a CDS encoding ROK family protein, whose amino-acid sequence MKYYVGIDLGGTNIAVGVVDENCHIIARSKLKTNAIRPANLICDDMAEGVRQAVHNANLTLQDIEWVGVGTPGTVNHTTGVIGYANNLDFHNVPIKAMMEERLGMKVYVENDANAAAYGETVAGAAKGVQNVLAITLGTGVGGGIIIDGKIYSGTGGAGGELGHMGIVKGGRHCTCGRNGCIEAYASATGLINLTKEAMEAHKDSKMWDYANSLEQVSGRTAFDAMHAGDAYGNEVVNEYVEYLAYGLVNYINIFAPELIVIGGGISKEGEPFLAKVREKISEQIYGSSTVTKLALAQLGNDAGIIGAAFLGNLADN is encoded by the coding sequence ATGAAGTATTATGTTGGTATCGATCTCGGGGGCACCAATATTGCAGTTGGTGTGGTGGATGAAAACTGTCACATCATTGCGCGCAGCAAGCTGAAAACCAATGCCATCCGCCCTGCCAATCTTATTTGTGATGATATGGCTGAAGGTGTCAGACAAGCTGTTCATAACGCAAACCTCACATTGCAGGATATCGAGTGGGTAGGGGTGGGAACTCCCGGCACGGTCAACCACACTACCGGTGTCATCGGTTATGCAAACAATCTCGATTTTCACAATGTCCCCATCAAAGCGATGATGGAGGAGCGGCTGGGAATGAAAGTTTATGTTGAAAATGATGCCAACGCGGCAGCCTACGGAGAAACGGTTGCAGGTGCTGCAAAAGGCGTACAAAACGTGCTTGCCATCACATTGGGTACAGGCGTAGGCGGGGGTATCATCATCGACGGCAAAATTTACTCCGGTACGGGCGGTGCAGGTGGCGAGTTAGGGCATATGGGCATTGTAAAGGGTGGCCGCCATTGCACATGCGGAAGAAACGGCTGTATCGAGGCTTATGCTTCGGCTACAGGGCTTATAAACCTTACAAAAGAGGCTATGGAAGCCCATAAAGACAGCAAAATGTGGGATTATGCCAATAGTCTTGAACAAGTAAGCGGCAGAACAGCTTTCGACGCAATGCATGCGGGAGATGCCTACGGCAATGAGGTAGTAAACGAATATGTGGAATATTTGGCGTACGGTCTCGTAAACTATATTAATATCTTTGCGCCTGAACTGATTGTGATTGGCGGAGGTATCAGCAAAGAGGGCGAGCCGTTCCTTGCTAAAGTGCGTGAAAAAATATCCGAACAAATTTACGGTAGTTCCACGGTTACCAAACTTGCTTTAGCTCAGCTTGGCAACGATGCGGGCATTATCGGTGCGGCATTTTTAGGCAATTTGGCAGATAACTAA
- the hprK gene encoding HPr(Ser) kinase/phosphatase, which produces MSNNFSVSFEKIAKELSLETIYAPCELSQISVTCADLNRPGIQLAGFYDFFDQDRIQILGKAEIGYLELFKQEKLAKRLDKFFSLKPPAVIIARELDVLPQMIECAVKYGVPLLRTADATTSFSSALAAMLNIELAPRITRHGVLVEVYGEGILLLGESGVGKSETAIELVKRGHRLIADDAVEIRRVSSRSLVGTSPENIRHFVELRGVGIINARRIFGMGAVKVTEKIDMVIQLEPWDTNKVYDRMGMENEHTEILGNKVPSLTIPVKPGRNLAVIIEVAAMNNRQKKMGYNAAQELLHKLGMIEDAKSVESSEWDAF; this is translated from the coding sequence ATGAGCAATAACTTTTCAGTTAGTTTTGAAAAAATTGCAAAGGAACTCTCCCTTGAAACCATCTATGCGCCTTGTGAGCTTTCGCAAATATCGGTTACCTGTGCAGATTTAAACCGTCCCGGTATTCAGCTTGCGGGCTTTTATGATTTTTTTGACCAAGACCGTATTCAAATTCTCGGTAAAGCTGAAATTGGTTATCTGGAACTGTTTAAGCAGGAAAAACTTGCAAAGCGTTTGGATAAATTCTTTTCACTCAAACCTCCTGCTGTTATTATTGCCCGCGAATTAGATGTACTTCCACAAATGATAGAATGTGCCGTCAAGTATGGTGTGCCTCTTTTGCGTACCGCAGATGCAACCACAAGTTTCTCGTCTGCACTTGCTGCAATGCTTAATATAGAGCTTGCGCCTCGCATTACACGTCATGGTGTGCTTGTGGAGGTATATGGTGAGGGTATTCTACTGCTAGGCGAAAGCGGCGTTGGTAAAAGCGAAACTGCCATTGAACTTGTTAAGCGCGGTCATCGGCTTATAGCAGATGATGCGGTAGAAATCCGCCGTGTTTCCAGCCGCTCACTGGTGGGCACATCGCCCGAGAATATCCGTCATTTTGTTGAATTGCGCGGTGTCGGAATTATCAATGCGCGCCGTATTTTTGGTATGGGCGCTGTAAAAGTAACCGAAAAAATCGATATGGTGATACAGCTTGAGCCGTGGGATACCAATAAAGTGTATGACCGAATGGGTATGGAAAACGAACATACAGAAATTCTCGGCAACAAAGTGCCGTCGCTTACCATTCCTGTAAAACCGGGGCGAAATCTTGCTGTTATTATTGAAGTAGCGGCAATGAACAACCGCCAAAAAAAGATGGGCTACAATGCCGCACAGGAGCTTCTGCATAAACTTGGTATGATTGAAGATGCAAAATCGGTCGAATCATCTGAATGGGATGCATTTTAA
- a CDS encoding glycosyltransferase codes for MRVALFTETYLPHINGVVTHVKILKEGLEKLGHQVLVVTADYNTHKHYIKDGVLHCPAKRMRRFYNFGVAAPISERRLRLIRDFNPDIIHIHNEFGVGLSGVMAAKILKKPLVYTLHTMYDEYIYYVAPPMLVSVMTKFSHRYTKMLAKSASALTGPSKKCAEYFKNAGVKKDVNVIPNSVELESFSPANISAEKKEAFRKQYNIDDDQMIACFVGRLGREKSVDVILDYWAQSITKEDKIHLIIIGDGPCKEELEEQAKKLGIAEMVTFTGAVQHDELPPYLASCDVYITASLSDTNSISMLEGMATGLPVLQRLDPLNADQVREGVNGFVFDDAVSMAEKLREVKNKSPEELDILKRSVIASVKRSGAEDLANYMLTVYHNLYNEDNTSKTGKSIHFVRPSELLKRMKER; via the coding sequence ATGAGAGTTGCTCTGTTTACTGAAACTTACCTTCCGCATATTAACGGTGTTGTAACTCATGTTAAAATTTTAAAAGAGGGTCTTGAAAAGCTGGGACATCAAGTTCTGGTTGTTACCGCTGACTATAATACCCATAAACATTACATCAAAGACGGGGTGCTTCACTGCCCTGCAAAACGTATGAGACGTTTTTACAACTTCGGAGTCGCTGCTCCCATCAGTGAGCGCAGGCTTCGCCTTATTCGTGATTTTAATCCGGATATTATTCATATTCATAACGAGTTTGGCGTTGGTCTATCTGGAGTAATGGCGGCAAAAATACTCAAAAAGCCATTGGTTTATACACTTCATACAATGTACGATGAATATATTTATTACGTAGCACCGCCCATGTTGGTTAGTGTTATGACAAAGTTCAGCCATCGTTACACAAAAATGCTGGCAAAATCAGCCTCTGCGCTGACAGGTCCGTCCAAGAAGTGTGCCGAATATTTTAAAAATGCTGGTGTAAAAAAAGATGTTAACGTGATACCAAACTCTGTAGAACTGGAATCGTTTAGCCCTGCCAACATTAGTGCAGAAAAAAAAGAGGCATTTCGCAAACAATATAACATAGATGACGACCAAATGATTGCCTGCTTTGTAGGCAGACTGGGCAGAGAAAAAAGCGTAGACGTTATTTTGGATTATTGGGCACAGTCTATTACAAAAGAGGACAAGATTCATCTGATTATAATTGGTGACGGGCCTTGCAAAGAAGAGCTCGAAGAGCAGGCGAAAAAACTGGGCATTGCGGAGATGGTGACATTTACCGGTGCGGTACAACACGATGAACTGCCCCCCTACCTTGCATCTTGTGATGTTTACATTACCGCATCTCTTTCGGATACCAACTCGATTTCTATGCTGGAGGGTATGGCAACCGGCTTGCCCGTACTGCAGCGGCTTGACCCACTGAATGCCGACCAAGTGCGTGAGGGAGTAAATGGTTTTGTATTTGATGATGCCGTCAGCATGGCTGAAAAACTCAGAGAAGTAAAAAACAAAAGCCCCGAAGAACTGGACATCCTCAAACGTTCGGTTATTGCATCTGTAAAACGAAGCGGCGCAGAGGATTTAGCCAACTACATGCTTACTGTATATCACAACCTTTATAATGAAGATAATACATCAAAAACAGGGAAAAGCATACATTTTGTGAGACCTAGCGAGCTGTTAAAACGTATGAAAGAGCGTTAA
- a CDS encoding NAD(P)/FAD-dependent oxidoreductase produces MSMKKHYDVAIVGGGIGGIMAAYRLVTANPALSVCIFEKGNALTGRSCPIVTKKVDHCIKCKSCAIMEGMAGAGAFSDGKYVISTEYGGWLTEFLPAGTVIDYIEQADKILVQFGATTERFMPNNDLKKLCTQHDLHMNQAQLKHLGTDSNFETMRKLIEDLSTRCDILTNTEVLDVDKNTNRITVADKNGEHTVTADDVIFAVGRVGSRFFVKWCQKNKIALENNQVDVGVRVELPALVWEDFSKKIYEPKIWYRSKGYGDTTRMFCFNERGQVVTENTDGVLTVNGHSYRDECRKTENSNFALLATMRFTQPFNNPIEYARHVASLANLISGGSVLVQRLGDLKLGRRTDEKRLKQSTVRPTLAAVPGDLSLCMPKRQLDNIMETLEALDKIAPGTANYDTLLYGIECKYYSARPESENFKIKGCKNIYAIGDGAGFTRSLSQAAANGLYVADLLTK; encoded by the coding sequence ATGTCAATGAAAAAACACTACGACGTTGCTATTGTAGGCGGAGGAATCGGCGGCATTATGGCTGCATACCGTCTTGTTACTGCCAATCCCGCACTTTCGGTCTGCATTTTTGAAAAAGGCAATGCACTTACAGGTAGGTCTTGCCCGATTGTTACAAAAAAAGTAGATCACTGCATTAAGTGCAAGTCCTGCGCAATTATGGAAGGAATGGCAGGTGCCGGTGCATTTTCTGACGGCAAATATGTAATCTCTACTGAATACGGCGGTTGGCTTACAGAATTTTTACCTGCCGGAACCGTTATAGACTATATTGAACAGGCAGATAAAATCTTGGTACAGTTTGGTGCTACCACAGAGCGTTTTATGCCCAACAATGACCTAAAAAAGCTCTGCACACAGCACGACCTGCATATGAACCAAGCACAGCTTAAACATCTTGGTACCGATTCGAACTTTGAGACGATGCGCAAGCTGATTGAAGATTTAAGCACTCGCTGCGACATATTAACAAATACCGAAGTACTGGACGTAGACAAAAACACCAATAGAATTACCGTTGCAGATAAAAATGGCGAACATACCGTAACCGCAGATGATGTTATTTTTGCCGTAGGACGTGTAGGCAGCCGTTTCTTTGTAAAATGGTGTCAAAAAAATAAAATTGCGCTTGAAAACAACCAGGTCGACGTTGGTGTACGTGTGGAACTGCCCGCTTTGGTTTGGGAGGATTTCTCGAAAAAAATCTACGAACCAAAAATTTGGTACCGCAGCAAAGGCTACGGTGATACAACCAGAATGTTCTGCTTTAACGAGCGTGGGCAGGTTGTTACCGAAAACACAGACGGAGTACTGACTGTAAACGGACACAGCTACCGTGACGAGTGCCGCAAAACAGAAAATTCGAACTTTGCGCTGCTTGCTACCATGCGATTTACTCAGCCGTTTAACAACCCCATTGAATATGCCCGGCACGTAGCAAGCCTTGCCAATCTTATCAGCGGTGGCAGTGTACTTGTTCAGCGTTTAGGCGACTTGAAGCTTGGCAGACGTACCGATGAAAAACGATTAAAACAATCTACCGTGCGCCCCACCCTAGCAGCAGTTCCCGGCGATTTGAGCCTGTGTATGCCGAAGCGCCAGCTGGATAATATTATGGAAACGTTGGAAGCATTGGACAAAATCGCCCCCGGCACTGCAAACTATGATACTTTGCTTTATGGCATTGAATGTAAATACTACTCTGCACGCCCCGAATCTGAAAATTTTAAAATTAAGGGATGCAAAAACATTTACGCAATTGGTGACGGTGCGGGCTTTACCCGTTCGTTGTCGCAAGCTGCAGCAAACGGCTTGTACGTTGCCGATTTGTTAACAAAATAA
- a CDS encoding ABC transporter substrate-binding protein: MKKLLIAALAVIMSLPLVTVKAFAQVKVEDQAYYQKFKGQNVSINVHNWGEYISNDAQESIDVNAEFEALTGIKVNYTTFASNEELYARLKSGGASYDIVIPSDYMIAKFIREDMLEQLNLNNIPNSKYTNPQFTGMEYDPEDKYSIPYTWGTVGIIYNTTMVDTEINSWDALWDARYLGDILMFSNPRDAFALAQKRLGYSLNTHDPDEIRKSAEELKVQKPLVQAYVMDEIFDKMQGGEAALAPYYAGDALTMMAENEDLAFVVPNEGTNKFVDSICIPKGSKNKEAAEMYINFLCEPEVAAANIEYIGYSTPNTAAYELLDEETKNSPISYPPEEIMAKAEFFYDLPKDASAEMDELWVEVISAEVGYSKWMIPMLMIGCILFSVGINVVRSIKKKRDIY, from the coding sequence ATGAAAAAGCTTTTGATTGCAGCATTGGCAGTTATCATGTCGCTTCCGTTGGTTACTGTAAAAGCGTTTGCACAAGTAAAAGTTGAAGACCAAGCCTATTACCAAAAGTTTAAAGGGCAGAATGTGTCCATCAATGTTCACAATTGGGGAGAATACATCAGCAACGATGCACAAGAATCCATTGATGTAAATGCCGAGTTTGAGGCTCTTACCGGTATTAAGGTGAACTATACTACCTTTGCCTCCAATGAGGAATTGTATGCTCGGTTAAAAAGCGGAGGAGCAAGCTATGACATTGTCATTCCATCCGACTATATGATTGCAAAATTTATACGCGAAGATATGTTAGAGCAGCTCAATCTCAATAACATTCCCAACTCTAAATATACCAACCCTCAGTTTACAGGCATGGAATACGACCCTGAAGATAAATATTCCATTCCATACACTTGGGGCACCGTCGGTATCATTTACAATACAACGATGGTTGATACCGAGATTAACAGCTGGGATGCCCTGTGGGATGCCCGTTACCTCGGTGATATATTAATGTTTTCCAACCCACGTGACGCATTTGCTTTGGCACAAAAACGGTTGGGGTATTCGCTGAATACCCACGACCCGGACGAAATTCGAAAATCTGCAGAGGAACTGAAAGTGCAAAAGCCTTTGGTTCAGGCGTACGTGATGGATGAAATCTTTGATAAAATGCAAGGCGGAGAAGCTGCTTTGGCACCGTACTATGCAGGTGATGCACTTACGATGATGGCAGAAAACGAGGATTTAGCCTTTGTTGTTCCCAACGAAGGCACCAATAAATTTGTCGATTCTATCTGCATCCCCAAAGGCAGCAAAAACAAAGAAGCTGCCGAAATGTATATCAATTTTTTATGTGAGCCCGAAGTAGCGGCTGCAAACATCGAATATATCGGTTATTCCACCCCGAACACTGCAGCGTATGAATTGCTGGACGAAGAAACCAAAAACAGTCCAATATCTTATCCTCCTGAAGAGATCATGGCAAAGGCAGAGTTCTTCTACGATCTCCCCAAAGATGCCAGTGCAGAAATGGATGAACTATGGGTAGAAGTAATTTCTGCAGAAGTAGGGTATAGCAAATGGATGATTCCGATGCTGATGATAGGCTGTATTCTGTTTTCGGTGGGGATTAACGTTGTGCGCTCCATCAAAAAGAAACGCGATATTTACTAA
- a CDS encoding ABC transporter permease, whose translation MKKLSRVYFWFVMAFLYMPIGVLIFFSFNQSKSRSVFTGFTLDWYRKLFSNNVILNSLRTTLIIAVISTIFAVIIGTAAAIGINSMNKWMRGMIMNVTYLPIINPEIVTGVSLMLLFVFMKNKIGIPIQFGYPTLILAHITFNIPYVILNVLPKLRQMDRFVYEAALDLGCTPFQAFWKVVLPEISPGVVSGFLMAFTYSLDDFIISYFNSGATSQTLPITIYSMTRRKVSPEINALSTIIFAVVIAVLVIYNIMDARKEKHTKRKAGAESL comes from the coding sequence ATGAAAAAGCTTTCAAGAGTTTATTTTTGGTTCGTTATGGCTTTTTTATATATGCCAATCGGTGTTCTTATTTTCTTTTCCTTTAACCAATCAAAAAGCCGCAGCGTGTTTACGGGCTTTACCTTAGATTGGTACCGTAAGCTGTTTTCGAATAACGTTATACTCAATTCTTTGCGCACTACACTCATCATCGCCGTGATATCCACTATTTTTGCGGTTATCATCGGTACAGCGGCAGCAATCGGTATCAATTCGATGAACAAATGGATGCGCGGAATGATTATGAACGTAACTTATCTGCCCATCATTAACCCCGAGATTGTAACGGGTGTGTCACTGATGCTGCTGTTTGTATTTATGAAGAACAAAATCGGTATTCCTATCCAATTTGGATACCCAACGCTGATTTTGGCGCACATCACATTCAATATTCCGTACGTGATATTAAATGTACTGCCTAAACTTCGCCAGATGGATAGGTTTGTGTATGAAGCTGCACTGGATTTAGGATGCACACCATTTCAGGCGTTTTGGAAAGTGGTTCTGCCTGAGATATCGCCGGGTGTGGTTTCGGGCTTTTTAATGGCTTTTACCTATTCTTTGGATGACTTTATCATATCCTACTTTAACAGCGGTGCAACTTCGCAAACACTGCCAATTACCATTTACTCCATGACAAGGCGCAAAGTCAGCCCCGAAATTAATGCATTATCTACTATTATTTTTGCGGTTGTTATTGCTGTACTGGTCATATATAACATTATGGATGCCCGCAAGGAAAAGCATACCAAGAGAAAGGCAGGTGCCGAATCTCTATGA
- a CDS encoding ABC transporter permease: MKSKAPSVPYILWMAIFTVIPLGLVVYFALTTKDGKFTIDNISRVGEYSGVLVHSVWLAAIATVLCLIIAYPLSYIISRRPANKQRTMLMLCIIPMWMNFLLRTYAWMTLLEKNGLINKFFGLFGMGPFHMINTQGAVVLGMVYNYLPFMILPLYSIMTKIDGRIIEAAQDLGANTYEVFSRVVLPLSLPGIRSGITMVFVPAISTFIISRMLGGGGNIMIGDLIDLQFLGNAYNPNLGAAISLVLMVLILLSMSITNQFDEEMEDMMI, encoded by the coding sequence ATGAAATCCAAAGCTCCTTCCGTGCCGTACATTTTATGGATGGCGATATTTACGGTTATACCACTGGGCTTGGTGGTATATTTTGCACTCACTACGAAAGATGGTAAATTTACCATTGACAATATCTCACGGGTTGGCGAGTATTCGGGTGTGCTGGTGCATTCTGTTTGGCTGGCGGCCATTGCAACGGTACTTTGCCTCATCATTGCGTATCCTTTGTCCTATATCATTTCACGGCGCCCTGCCAACAAGCAGCGTACTATGCTTATGCTGTGCATTATCCCAATGTGGATGAATTTTTTGCTTCGCACCTATGCATGGATGACACTGCTTGAGAAGAACGGACTGATTAACAAATTTTTCGGTTTGTTCGGCATGGGTCCTTTTCATATGATCAATACTCAAGGGGCAGTGGTGCTCGGCATGGTATATAATTATCTGCCGTTTATGATTCTGCCGCTTTACAGTATCATGACTAAAATTGACGGACGCATTATAGAAGCAGCGCAAGATTTGGGCGCAAATACCTATGAAGTATTTTCCAGAGTTGTTCTGCCTCTTTCATTACCGGGTATCCGCTCGGGTATTACCATGGTTTTTGTGCCTGCAATCTCTACCTTTATCATTTCAAGAATGTTAGGCGGAGGCGGCAACATCATGATTGGTGACCTGATTGACCTTCAGTTCCTCGGTAATGCATATAATCCTAACCTCGGCGCGGCAATTTCGCTGGTGCTGATGGTCTTAATCCTCCTTAGTATGAGCATCACCAACCAGTTTGATGAGGAAATGGAGGATATGATGATATGA
- the potA gene encoding spermidine/putrescine ABC transporter ATP-binding protein, whose product MGDNIIICLKDIVVEYDGERVLEGLNLNIHDKEFVTFLGPSGCGKTTTLRIIGGFVDPLKGDVYFEGKRINDLPPYKRPVNTVFQRYALFPHLNVFENVAFGLRLQKMEEKIIKERVQEMLALVNLKGYEKRGVNQLSGGQQQRVAIARALVNHPKVLLLDEPLGALDLKLRKDMQIELKRIQQSLGITFIYVTHDQEEALTMSDTVVVMKDGDIQQIGTPVDIYNEPNNAFVADFIGESNILDGVMCKDFLVEFAGREFVCVDKGFKPKERIDVVVRPEDIKVVPPIQGHISGIVESIIFKGVHYEMIVRACGYDWMIHSTVAEKPGDTIGMVINPEDIHIMKKMEES is encoded by the coding sequence ATGGGAGATAACATTATTATTTGTCTGAAAGACATTGTTGTCGAGTATGACGGAGAGCGTGTATTAGAGGGGTTGAACCTGAATATACACGACAAAGAATTTGTCACCTTTCTTGGTCCGTCGGGTTGTGGAAAAACTACAACTCTTCGTATCATCGGCGGTTTCGTAGATCCGCTGAAGGGTGACGTTTATTTTGAAGGGAAGCGCATCAACGATCTTCCGCCCTACAAAAGGCCGGTGAACACGGTGTTTCAGCGCTACGCATTGTTCCCACATCTGAATGTATTTGAGAATGTGGCGTTCGGTCTGCGTTTGCAAAAAATGGAAGAAAAGATTATTAAAGAACGTGTGCAGGAGATGCTTGCACTCGTAAACCTCAAAGGTTACGAGAAAAGGGGAGTCAACCAACTTTCCGGTGGTCAGCAGCAGCGCGTTGCTATTGCACGTGCATTGGTTAATCATCCGAAAGTGCTGTTGCTCGATGAACCTTTGGGCGCACTCGACCTAAAATTAAGAAAAGATATGCAGATAGAGCTGAAACGTATTCAGCAAAGTTTGGGTATTACTTTTATTTATGTAACACACGATCAGGAGGAAGCCCTTACGATGTCTGATACTGTCGTAGTTATGAAAGACGGCGATATTCAGCAGATAGGTACTCCGGTCGATATCTATAACGAGCCTAACAATGCCTTCGTTGCCGATTTCATCGGCGAAAGCAATATTTTGGACGGCGTTATGTGCAAAGACTTCTTAGTGGAATTTGCAGGACGTGAATTTGTTTGTGTAGACAAAGGTTTCAAGCCCAAAGAACGCATCGACGTTGTGGTACGCCCCGAAGATATTAAAGTTGTTCCTCCGATTCAAGGGCATATTTCAGGTATTGTTGAATCCATTATCTTTAAAGGTGTACATTACGAAATGATTGTACGTGCCTGCGGGTATGATTGGATGATCCACTCCACAGTTGCGGAGAAACCCGGAGATACCATTGGGATGGTAATTAATCCGGAGGACATTCATATTATGAAGAAAATGGAGGAATCATAG
- a CDS encoding glucose-6-phosphate isomerase, translating to MLTLNVLDQNEIAPESLVRQSLEQHAALLERCKQGQARYEDSLGWLCVDEWAGEKQLAKAEQLAASIRKTAEVFVIIGVGGSNNAARAVIEAIRPANGVEIVYAGNTLSAYALNDMLKTLDGKEVYINCIAKNFETLEPGTSFRVLRQYLVRRYGKEKAAKRILCTGTQGSSLERLCVREGYAFIQFPGNIGGRFTALSYVHLVPMAVAGIDIGALTKGALEMERTLKAQPAQDNLALRYAVLRNLYFQKGYKVELLSAFEPRLAWFFKWWEQLFAESEGKDAQGLLPITGEYTEQLHSLGQFVQDGTHLMFETFLDVKERGENDSLILGGTDVDDGFDYLDGKDFWEINKASFDATREAHSQVMPCLTLEVGALDAYHYGQLFYFFAFACYLSGEILGVNPFDQPGVEAYKNRLFAALGK from the coding sequence ATGTTAACCCTGAATGTACTAGATCAAAACGAGATAGCACCCGAATCTCTTGTGCGGCAATCGCTGGAGCAGCATGCCGCGCTATTGGAGCGCTGTAAGCAGGGGCAGGCACGTTACGAGGACAGCCTTGGCTGGCTGTGTGTGGACGAATGGGCAGGGGAAAAACAACTAGCAAAAGCAGAACAACTTGCAGCGTCCATTCGTAAAACGGCAGAGGTGTTTGTCATCATCGGCGTGGGTGGCTCTAACAACGCAGCGCGGGCTGTGATAGAAGCTATTCGACCTGCAAATGGTGTGGAGATTGTATATGCGGGAAATACGCTTTCGGCGTATGCGCTGAACGATATGCTCAAAACGTTGGATGGAAAGGAGGTTTACATTAACTGTATTGCTAAAAACTTTGAAACACTAGAACCAGGCACCTCGTTTCGCGTTTTGCGCCAGTACCTAGTGCGGCGTTATGGCAAGGAAAAAGCTGCTAAACGGATTTTATGCACCGGAACACAGGGCAGCTCGCTGGAAAGGCTGTGCGTGCGAGAGGGATATGCGTTTATCCAGTTTCCGGGCAACATCGGGGGGAGGTTCACTGCGTTAAGCTATGTGCATCTTGTGCCCATGGCGGTAGCGGGAATTGATATTGGCGCGTTAACCAAGGGTGCGTTGGAAATGGAGCGAACGCTAAAGGCGCAGCCCGCACAGGACAATCTTGCGCTGCGCTATGCGGTTTTGCGCAATTTATATTTTCAAAAAGGATACAAGGTGGAACTTCTCAGTGCCTTTGAGCCACGCCTTGCATGGTTTTTCAAGTGGTGGGAGCAACTGTTTGCCGAAAGCGAGGGCAAGGATGCACAGGGGTTGTTGCCTATCACGGGGGAATACACCGAACAGCTACATAGCTTGGGGCAATTTGTGCAAGACGGCACACATCTGATGTTCGAAACCTTTTTGGATGTGAAGGAGCGCGGCGAAAACGATAGCCTTATTTTGGGCGGCACAGATGTGGATGATGGATTCGACTATTTAGACGGAAAAGATTTTTGGGAGATCAATAAGGCAAGCTTTGACGCAACGCGCGAGGCACACAGCCAAGTTATGCCTTGCCTTACGCTGGAGGTGGGGGCGCTGGATGCCTATCATTATGGACAGTTGTTTTATTTCTTTGCCTTTGCGTGCTATTTGTCAGGTGAGATATTAGGGGTTAACCCCTTTGATCAGCCAGGCGTGGAAGCCTATAAAAACCGGTTGTTTGCTGCGCTGGGAAAATAA